A window of Bradyrhizobium sp. AZCC 1610 contains these coding sequences:
- a CDS encoding TRAP transporter large permease, translated as MDIAVLLLSMCFFFAIGMPIAYALAMSSLVGALWIDLPVGAVMQQFASGVGKVSMLTIPFFVLAGAIMAEGGMAKRLVDFAAVVVGFTRMRGGLSQVNILATTIMSGISGSSVADTSAIGSVMIPQMAAKGYPRVFATNVTISASLQAIIIPPSHNSVIYSLATGGVVSITSLFLAGVLPGLLLGFSLMVLCLFYAYRDKHPKGEPVPIRQAIRMLGDAVWGIVTLVIVLGGILTGVFTPIEAGAVACVWAFFVTMFIYRDYKWSELPLLVYKTLQTVAMVLTLVATASCFGYVAALMQMPAKMTEFFVAISANKYVLLMWLNIMLLVLGTALDLAPLLLICTPILLPVVKSFGIDPVHFGIVMLLNLGIGLLTPPVGTTLFVGCAIGKVSVDEVMRGIWPFYYVMFTVLMIVTYVPWLSLALPRAFGF; from the coding sequence TCAGCATGTGCTTCTTCTTCGCGATCGGCATGCCGATCGCCTATGCGCTGGCCATGTCCTCGCTGGTCGGCGCGCTCTGGATCGACTTGCCGGTTGGCGCGGTCATGCAGCAATTCGCCAGCGGCGTCGGAAAGGTTTCGATGCTGACCATCCCGTTCTTCGTGCTGGCAGGCGCCATCATGGCCGAGGGCGGCATGGCCAAGCGACTGGTCGACTTCGCAGCCGTCGTCGTCGGTTTCACGCGGATGCGGGGTGGCCTCTCGCAGGTCAATATTCTCGCGACCACGATCATGAGCGGCATTTCTGGATCGTCGGTCGCCGATACATCCGCGATCGGCTCGGTGATGATTCCGCAGATGGCCGCCAAAGGCTATCCGCGCGTGTTCGCAACCAATGTGACCATCAGCGCCTCGCTGCAGGCCATCATCATTCCGCCGAGCCATAATTCCGTGATCTATTCGCTGGCGACAGGCGGCGTGGTGTCGATTACCAGCCTGTTCCTGGCCGGCGTGCTCCCCGGCCTGTTGCTCGGCTTTTCGCTGATGGTGCTCTGCCTGTTCTACGCCTATCGCGACAAGCATCCCAAGGGGGAGCCTGTGCCGATCCGACAGGCGATCAGGATGCTCGGTGACGCCGTATGGGGGATCGTGACGCTGGTCATCGTTCTGGGCGGCATCCTCACCGGCGTCTTTACCCCGATCGAAGCGGGTGCAGTCGCATGTGTCTGGGCGTTCTTCGTCACCATGTTCATTTATCGCGACTACAAATGGTCCGAACTGCCGCTGCTGGTCTACAAGACGCTGCAAACCGTGGCGATGGTACTGACGCTGGTGGCCACAGCATCATGCTTCGGCTATGTCGCCGCCCTGATGCAGATGCCGGCGAAAATGACCGAATTCTTCGTTGCCATATCCGCCAACAAATACGTGCTGCTGATGTGGCTGAACATCATGCTGCTGGTTCTTGGAACGGCGCTCGATCTCGCGCCCTTGCTGCTGATCTGCACCCCGATCCTGCTGCCGGTCGTGAAGAGCTTCGGCATCGATCCCGTGCATTTCGGCATCGTCATGCTGCTCAATCTCGGCATCGGCCTGCTGACGCCGCCGGTGGGGACCACCCTGTTCGTCGGCTGCGCCATCGGCAAGGTTTCGGTCGATGAGGTGATGCGCGGCATCTGGCCATTCTATTACGTGATGTTTACGGTGCTGATGATCGTGACCTACGTGCCCTGGCTGTCGCTGGCGCTGCCAAGGGCGTTCGGGTTCTAG
- a CDS encoding cyclase family protein, with protein sequence MKIVDLSRELYHRTPSYPGHPPVMHGVWKTHEESFAESGNVHGLASMFISMVDHAGTHIDAPRHFGKSGISIDEYPLEKCIVPGICIDLRHIAPRAEITPADLEAAVTKAGVPVPKGGTVLLCTGHHARTFPRKEYSSDNSGVNVAATEWLAQQGVVHFGIDSMRPGPEGKVNALVHKACLDLDITHIESLCNLEALLGRGQFTFIGLPMKWRGGTASPIRAVAVFDM encoded by the coding sequence GTGAAGATCGTCGACCTCAGCCGCGAGCTCTATCACCGCACGCCGAGCTATCCCGGCCATCCGCCGGTCATGCACGGCGTCTGGAAGACCCACGAGGAATCCTTTGCCGAGTCCGGCAATGTGCACGGGCTGGCGTCGATGTTCATCTCCATGGTGGACCACGCCGGAACCCATATCGACGCACCCAGACATTTCGGCAAGAGCGGCATATCCATCGATGAGTATCCGCTGGAAAAATGCATCGTGCCGGGCATCTGCATCGACCTGCGCCACATTGCGCCGCGCGCCGAGATTACGCCCGCCGATCTCGAGGCGGCGGTGACGAAGGCCGGCGTGCCGGTGCCAAAGGGGGGCACCGTGCTGCTCTGCACCGGTCACCACGCGCGAACATTCCCCCGCAAGGAATATTCCAGCGACAATTCCGGCGTAAACGTCGCTGCCACCGAATGGCTGGCGCAGCAGGGCGTCGTGCATTTCGGCATCGATTCGATGCGGCCGGGACCCGAGGGCAAGGTGAATGCCCTTGTCCACAAGGCCTGTCTCGACCTCGACATCACCCATATCGAGAGCCTGTGTAATCTCGAAGCGCTGCTTGGCCGCGGCCAATTCACCTTCATCGGCCTGCCGATGAAGTGGCGCGGCGGGACGGCTTCGCCGATCCGCGCGGTTGCGGTGTTTGACATGTGA
- a CDS encoding Crp/Fnr family transcriptional regulator, whose protein sequence is MPQQRTGEAHGFSSSKLSVLRKHPIFADLEPEAFEQLCRYAKHSTLKRGTTLFSKGDPGHSLYAVISGTVKMSISSPDGRNAILNIVGPGEIFGEIALLDGQARSTDAIANSNCELFVIDRREFIPFVKAQPALAMKFIELLCERLRSTSDQVEQIILQNLPGRLASALLRLSEKHTSAPQGRTIAITQQEISEMVGMTRESINKQLRAWAGRDWVRLEHGAIVVLNAEMLRETAEAGSGHVEKGDWA, encoded by the coding sequence GTGCCTCAACAAAGGACGGGTGAAGCTCACGGATTCTCGAGCAGCAAACTGTCGGTCTTGCGCAAGCACCCGATTTTTGCCGACCTCGAGCCAGAGGCTTTCGAGCAGCTCTGCCGTTACGCCAAACACTCCACGCTGAAGCGGGGGACCACGCTGTTTTCCAAAGGGGACCCCGGTCACAGCCTGTACGCGGTCATTTCGGGTACGGTGAAGATGAGCATTTCCTCGCCGGACGGCCGCAACGCGATCCTGAACATCGTTGGGCCTGGGGAAATTTTCGGCGAGATCGCGCTGCTCGACGGACAAGCCCGCTCGACCGACGCCATCGCAAACAGCAATTGCGAACTCTTCGTCATCGACCGGCGCGAATTCATCCCCTTTGTGAAGGCTCAACCGGCGTTGGCAATGAAATTCATCGAATTGCTCTGCGAGCGGTTGCGATCGACCAGCGATCAGGTCGAGCAGATTATCCTGCAGAATCTGCCAGGACGGCTGGCCAGTGCGCTGCTTCGCCTGTCCGAAAAGCACACCTCTGCCCCGCAAGGCCGAACCATCGCGATCACGCAGCAGGAGATCAGCGAGATGGTCGGCATGACCCGGGAGAGCATCAACAAGCAGTTGCGCGCCTGGGCCGGCCGCGATTGGGTGCGTCTCGAGCACGGTGCCATCGTTGTGCTGAATGCCGAGATGCTTCGTGAGACGGCAGAAGCGGGGTCCGGGCACGTCGAGAAGGGAGATTGGGCCTAA
- a CDS encoding Bug family tripartite tricarboxylate transporter substrate binding protein gives MRLVHLLIPALALLSSQQAIAQGSYPDRPIKMIVPLAAASAVDVAARIVTQKMADNMGQQIVILNQPGASGLIGAEAVARAEPDGYTIGGFNDSIMTMVPNLQSRMRWDILKDFEPVSLVATVEWGLIANNQASFKSAADLIVAAKAAPGKIDYGSGGPGSPQHLAMAMFASAAGISLTHVPYKGATQAATDIAAGQIPVGFQGLGTVATLVRGGQLRLIGVTTEKRLSQFPDVPTVSESGLPGFFFNSWFTILAPANTPKDIIARLNAEVLKAVGDPDVRRKLEELGFAVRGSSATELRVMTRDQLAKYARVIKEMGIAKE, from the coding sequence ATGCGTCTGGTCCATTTGCTGATTCCGGCGCTCGCGCTGCTCTCAAGCCAGCAAGCGATTGCCCAGGGGAGTTATCCCGACCGGCCGATCAAGATGATCGTGCCGCTTGCCGCGGCAAGTGCGGTCGATGTTGCTGCGCGGATCGTCACCCAGAAGATGGCCGACAATATGGGCCAGCAAATCGTGATCTTGAATCAACCGGGCGCGTCGGGGCTGATCGGGGCGGAGGCCGTCGCCCGCGCCGAACCGGACGGTTACACCATTGGCGGATTCAATGACAGCATCATGACGATGGTGCCGAACCTGCAGTCCAGGATGCGCTGGGACATCCTGAAGGACTTCGAGCCGGTGTCGCTGGTTGCGACGGTGGAGTGGGGGCTGATTGCCAACAATCAGGCCAGCTTCAAGAGCGCAGCGGATCTGATCGTGGCAGCGAAGGCGGCGCCCGGCAAGATCGACTATGGCTCGGGCGGGCCAGGAAGCCCGCAGCATCTGGCGATGGCGATGTTCGCGTCGGCTGCCGGCATATCGCTGACGCATGTGCCCTACAAGGGCGCCACCCAAGCCGCAACCGACATTGCCGCCGGCCAGATTCCCGTTGGTTTTCAGGGCTTGGGCACGGTCGCAACGCTTGTGCGCGGCGGTCAACTCAGGCTGATCGGGGTGACCACCGAGAAAAGATTGTCGCAATTCCCTGATGTGCCGACCGTCTCGGAATCCGGCCTGCCCGGCTTCTTCTTCAACTCGTGGTTCACGATTCTCGCCCCTGCCAATACCCCGAAGGACATCATTGCCCGTTTGAATGCCGAGGTGCTGAAGGCCGTCGGTGATCCCGACGTGCGCCGCAAACTTGAAGAGCTGGGTTTTGCGGTGCGCGGCAGTTCGGCGACGGAATTGCGTGTCATGACGCGCGATCAGCTCGCCAAGTACGCGCGCGTGATCAAGGAAATGGGAATCGCCAAGGAGTAG
- a CDS encoding phosphodiesterase has protein sequence MSPKPVHIAQISDLHIKPPGSLAYGRVDTAKALERCVAALNEFEPVPDFVVISGDLADTPTAEEYQYLKRLLSPLKLPFAGIPGNHDSRELMRAAFPSASYAFVSGPLNQKIEVAGLDLLLLDSSVYRKPHGELDGPTLQWLDGMLASSPDRPALLFLHHPPFKAGIWHMDRQNLLNAGDLAPIVRRHPRVQLIATGHVHRATLTMFAGVPTTICPAPNHAVDLDLAELREPSFKVEPPAFHLHSWFPGEGFGTVVTHQVPIGTFDGPHPFFGPDGKLL, from the coding sequence ATGTCGCCAAAGCCGGTTCATATTGCCCAGATCTCCGACCTGCATATCAAGCCGCCCGGATCGCTTGCCTATGGCAGGGTCGACACCGCCAAGGCGCTCGAGCGGTGCGTCGCCGCACTGAACGAATTCGAGCCGGTACCCGATTTCGTGGTGATCTCCGGCGATCTGGCGGACACGCCGACGGCCGAGGAATATCAATATCTCAAGCGGCTGCTGTCGCCGCTCAAGCTTCCGTTTGCCGGCATTCCCGGCAATCACGATTCGCGCGAGTTGATGCGTGCCGCGTTTCCTTCCGCTTCGTATGCCTTCGTGTCCGGGCCACTTAATCAGAAGATCGAGGTCGCCGGGCTCGATCTGCTGTTGCTGGATTCAAGCGTATACCGAAAGCCGCATGGCGAACTCGACGGGCCCACGTTGCAATGGCTTGATGGGATGCTGGCTTCGTCGCCCGACAGGCCGGCGCTCTTGTTTCTGCACCATCCGCCGTTCAAGGCGGGCATTTGGCACATGGACCGCCAGAACCTCCTCAACGCGGGCGATCTCGCGCCCATCGTGCGCCGTCATCCCCGCGTGCAACTGATCGCAACGGGGCATGTCCATCGCGCGACACTGACCATGTTTGCGGGCGTGCCGACCACGATCTGTCCAGCCCCGAACCATGCCGTCGATCTCGATCTGGCCGAGCTGCGCGAACCCTCCTTCAAAGTCGAGCCGCCCGCCTTCCACCTCCATAGCTGGTTTCCAGGCGAGGGGTTCGGCACGGTCGTGACGCATCAAGTCCCCATAGGTACCTTCGATGGGCCGCATCCGTTTTTTGGACCGGACGGCAAGCTCCTTTAG
- a CDS encoding ABC transporter ATP-binding protein — translation MSAQAGHGASVRIEACGKTFADGTRALEPATLDISRGETLVLLGPSGCGKTTMLRIIAGLEVPDTGGRVLFDGKDMTAVPIERRNVGMVFQSYALFPNMTVSDNIGYGLKIRGIPAKERVARVAELVALTNISGLENRRIDQLSGGQRQRVALARAVAIRPGILLLDEPLTALDAALRDRLRGELNRLLRALGITTIYVTHDQSEAMELGDRIVVMQKGAIAQIGTPREIYFTPQSRFVAEFIGAANIVEAAIENGHLVLPGGRQPIDDDANMPAAVAMIRPETISVVEAGSAPLLGTIDSVSFIGDRQRLVVSGASNRLLTVDAPNTVQVRPGERIGLSISPDAVRLLPLGN, via the coding sequence ATGAGTGCGCAGGCCGGACACGGCGCCTCGGTGCGTATCGAGGCCTGCGGCAAGACGTTTGCCGACGGAACGCGTGCGCTCGAACCTGCAACGCTGGACATCTCCCGTGGTGAGACGCTGGTGCTGCTCGGCCCCTCTGGTTGCGGCAAGACTACCATGCTGCGCATCATCGCGGGGCTCGAAGTGCCCGATACTGGCGGCAGGGTGCTATTCGACGGCAAGGACATGACGGCGGTGCCGATCGAGCGGCGTAACGTCGGCATGGTGTTCCAGTCCTACGCGCTTTTCCCCAACATGACCGTATCGGACAATATCGGCTATGGTCTGAAGATCCGCGGGATACCGGCCAAGGAGCGGGTGGCACGCGTCGCCGAACTGGTGGCGTTGACCAATATCTCCGGGCTTGAAAACCGCCGCATCGACCAGCTTTCCGGCGGGCAGCGTCAGCGCGTCGCGCTGGCGCGCGCGGTTGCGATCCGGCCGGGCATCCTGTTGCTCGACGAGCCGCTGACGGCGCTCGACGCCGCGCTGCGCGACCGGCTGCGCGGCGAACTGAATCGCCTGCTGCGAGCGCTGGGTATCACCACGATTTACGTGACCCACGATCAGTCCGAGGCCATGGAGCTCGGCGATCGCATCGTCGTTATGCAGAAGGGAGCGATTGCCCAGATCGGCACGCCACGCGAGATCTACTTCACGCCGCAAAGCCGCTTTGTCGCCGAATTCATTGGCGCCGCGAATATCGTCGAAGCGGCTATCGAGAATGGTCACTTGGTATTGCCGGGCGGACGGCAGCCGATTGACGACGATGCAAATATGCCGGCGGCTGTTGCGATGATCCGCCCCGAGACCATAAGCGTGGTGGAAGCCGGAAGCGCGCCGCTGTTGGGCACGATCGACAGCGTCAGCTTCATCGGCGACAGGCAGCGGCTGGTCGTTAGTGGCGCGTCCAACAGGTTGCTCACCGTCGACGCGCCGAATACGGTTCAAGTCAGGCCCGGCGAACGGATCGGATTGTCGATTTCGCCGGACGCCGTCCGCCTGTTGCCGCTCGGTAACTGA
- a CDS encoding ABC transporter permease, protein MRDRLIFTGQFIFTLLVAAFLVVPAILSISAGVTVNYFRGIQSGVTLQWVVQVWELYAGTILLSFVVAFATLAVTLAAGVPAAYALHVRGGRLSRIVEEIITLPLAIPGLAIALALLLTYGGFGDFRRSWLFILVGHVIFTMPFMVRSVMAVFATVDIKTLDEGAASLGASPWRRFRDVIVPNAVPGILAGSLMVVTLSLGEFNLTWMLHTPLTKTLPIGLADSYASMRLEVASAYTLIFFVMIIPLLVAMQLFAEKESKR, encoded by the coding sequence ATGCGCGATCGTCTGATCTTCACCGGCCAATTCATCTTTACGCTGCTCGTCGCGGCATTCCTGGTGGTGCCCGCGATCCTGTCGATCTCCGCCGGCGTCACGGTGAACTACTTTCGCGGCATCCAGTCCGGCGTGACCCTGCAATGGGTCGTGCAGGTATGGGAGCTCTATGCCGGCACTATCCTGCTGTCATTCGTGGTCGCATTTGCGACGCTTGCGGTAACGCTCGCCGCGGGCGTTCCAGCCGCCTATGCCTTGCACGTGCGGGGAGGGCGCCTGTCGCGGATCGTCGAGGAGATCATCACCCTGCCGTTGGCGATCCCTGGCCTGGCCATCGCGCTGGCACTGCTGTTGACCTACGGAGGTTTCGGCGATTTTCGCCGCTCCTGGCTGTTCATTCTCGTGGGCCATGTCATCTTCACCATGCCCTTCATGGTGCGATCGGTCATGGCCGTGTTCGCGACAGTCGACATCAAGACGCTGGACGAGGGCGCGGCGTCGCTCGGTGCATCGCCGTGGCGGCGCTTCCGCGATGTGATCGTACCTAATGCCGTGCCGGGGATATTGGCGGGCAGCCTGATGGTGGTGACGTTGTCGCTCGGTGAATTCAACCTGACCTGGATGCTCCACACGCCGTTGACCAAGACGCTGCCGATCGGACTGGCCGACAGTTACGCCTCGATGCGGCTGGAGGTGGCGTCTGCCTATACGCTGATCTTCTTCGTGATGATCATTCCACTGCTGGTTGCCATGCAATTGTTTGCCGAGAAGGAATCGAAGAGATGA
- a CDS encoding ABC transporter permease, which translates to MSHRSFVWFCLLPLAVVTAAFFLLPMARLVVTGAGGSQGLAGYLAIVTEPRYRATLVNTVLLAAATTIVTLIVATIAGMFLQRHRFPGRAVLIAMLTFPLAFPGVVVGFMIILLAGRQGLIGDFSNRLFGEKLVFAYSIYGLFLGYLYFSIPRVILTIMAAVQKLDVGLEEAARSLGAGPWAVQRDVVLPALAPAFVASGAIAFATAMGAFGTAFTLATNIDVLPMLIYTEFTLAASFSTSAALSVGLGIITWFILALARSFSGSAVAATG; encoded by the coding sequence ATGTCACATAGGTCTTTTGTCTGGTTTTGCCTGCTGCCGCTTGCGGTGGTGACGGCGGCATTTTTCCTGTTGCCTATGGCGCGGCTCGTCGTAACCGGGGCAGGCGGATCGCAGGGGCTCGCGGGATATCTCGCGATCGTGACCGAGCCGCGTTACCGTGCGACGCTTGTCAACACCGTCCTGCTTGCCGCCGCGACCACTATCGTGACCCTGATCGTGGCGACGATTGCCGGGATGTTTCTGCAACGGCATCGTTTCCCGGGTCGCGCCGTTCTGATTGCGATGCTGACCTTTCCGCTGGCGTTTCCCGGCGTGGTGGTCGGCTTCATGATCATTCTCCTCGCCGGGCGACAGGGCCTGATCGGCGATTTCTCCAACCGCCTGTTTGGTGAGAAGCTGGTTTTTGCCTATTCGATCTACGGCCTGTTTCTCGGCTATCTGTATTTCTCCATTCCGCGCGTCATTCTCACCATCATGGCCGCGGTGCAGAAGCTCGATGTCGGCCTGGAAGAAGCCGCGCGTTCGCTCGGCGCGGGCCCGTGGGCAGTGCAGCGCGATGTCGTCCTGCCGGCCCTGGCGCCGGCTTTCGTTGCCTCCGGCGCCATTGCCTTTGCGACCGCGATGGGTGCGTTCGGTACGGCGTTTACGCTGGCGACGAACATCGATGTACTCCCGATGCTGATCTATACCGAATTCACGCTGGCCGCGAGTTTCTCCACCTCGGCCGCGTTGTCGGTCGGGCTTGGCATCATTACCTGGTTCATTCTTGCGCTTGCTCGCTCCTTCAGCGGAAGCGCCGTCGCTGCGACCGGATGA
- a CDS encoding ABC transporter substrate-binding protein gives MKTARFVLALLALSLIAPWHSAKAADVICYNCPPEWADWASMLKAIKADLNYDIPHDNKNSGQALAQILAEKNNPVGDIGYFGVTFGMKAKAQDALEPYKPAKWDQVPAGLKDADGHWTTIHSGTLGLFVNKDALGGKPVPACWKDLLKPDYKGMVGYLDPSSAAVGYVGAVALNLALGGSEANFDPAINFFKDLRKNDPIVPKQTSYARVVSGEMPILFDYDFNAYRAKYSEKGNFEFVIPCEGSVVFPYVVGLVKNAPDKDKAKKVLDYLLSDKGQAIWTNAYLRPARPIDLPEAVKKKFLPDSDYARAKNVDWGRMESMQKGFVDRYLAEVR, from the coding sequence ATGAAGACCGCTCGTTTTGTACTTGCCTTGCTCGCGCTGTCGCTGATCGCGCCCTGGCACTCAGCCAAAGCGGCCGACGTCATCTGCTACAATTGTCCGCCGGAATGGGCGGACTGGGCTTCCATGCTGAAGGCGATCAAGGCTGACCTCAACTACGATATTCCGCACGACAACAAGAATTCCGGCCAGGCGCTGGCTCAGATCCTCGCCGAGAAAAACAATCCGGTCGGCGATATCGGCTATTTCGGTGTCACCTTCGGCATGAAGGCCAAGGCGCAGGATGCGCTCGAGCCCTACAAACCTGCGAAATGGGATCAGGTTCCTGCCGGCCTGAAGGATGCCGATGGCCACTGGACCACGATTCATTCCGGCACGCTTGGCCTGTTCGTGAACAAGGACGCGCTTGGCGGCAAGCCGGTGCCGGCCTGCTGGAAGGATCTTCTGAAGCCTGACTATAAGGGCATGGTCGGCTATCTCGATCCGTCGTCGGCGGCCGTGGGATATGTCGGCGCGGTCGCACTCAATCTGGCGCTTGGCGGCTCCGAAGCAAACTTCGATCCAGCGATTAACTTCTTCAAGGACTTGCGGAAGAACGATCCGATCGTTCCCAAGCAGACTTCCTATGCCCGCGTCGTCTCCGGCGAGATGCCGATCCTGTTCGACTATGATTTCAATGCCTATCGCGCGAAATATTCGGAAAAAGGGAATTTTGAATTCGTGATCCCCTGCGAGGGATCGGTGGTGTTTCCCTACGTCGTCGGCCTCGTCAAGAACGCGCCCGACAAGGACAAGGCCAAGAAGGTGCTGGATTATCTTTTGTCCGACAAGGGGCAGGCGATCTGGACCAACGCCTACCTCCGCCCGGCGCGGCCGATTGACCTGCCCGAGGCGGTGAAGAAGAAATTCCTGCCTGACAGTGACTATGCGCGCGCGAAGAACGTTGACTGGGGACGGATGGAAAGCATGCAAAAAGGCTTTGTCGACCGCTATCTCGCCGAGGTCCGCTGA
- a CDS encoding zinc-dependent alcohol dehydrogenase, with product MYQPSGVKTSPALPIPERMKAWVLGDPDQLLLLEKPVPVPSRAEVLIRIDAVAICATDLEVIHSGSPASIEGGLPFNKNFTPGHEYMGTVAALGPDVDEFKIGERISVEIHAGCGQCKRCRQGMYTSCLNYGKPEKGHRANGFTTDGGFAEYAINHINTLARVPDTMSDAEATLVVTAGTSMYGLTELGGLVAGESVVVIGPGPIGLLAVAVAKALGASPVILTGTRNRRLAIGRELGADRVVNINDEDAVEVVRQLTGGIGADYVVECAGSESTINQAIHMTNRGGKICLAAFPHDPVTMDLAHLVKNNIYAYGIRGEGRSATRRAMALMAEKRFDATKIHTHTFPLADLPTALRYARERVEDAIKVVVTNRQAGAIASAAAE from the coding sequence ATGTACCAACCCTCAGGCGTGAAGACATCGCCCGCACTGCCCATTCCCGAGCGGATGAAGGCCTGGGTGCTGGGCGACCCGGACCAGCTGTTGCTGCTTGAAAAGCCGGTGCCCGTCCCTTCACGCGCCGAAGTTCTGATCCGGATCGACGCCGTTGCGATCTGCGCCACCGATCTCGAAGTCATTCATTCAGGTTCGCCGGCCAGCATCGAAGGCGGCCTGCCCTTCAACAAGAATTTTACGCCCGGCCACGAATATATGGGGACGGTCGCCGCACTCGGGCCCGACGTCGACGAATTCAAGATCGGAGAGCGGATCAGCGTGGAGATCCACGCCGGCTGCGGCCAGTGCAAGCGTTGCCGCCAGGGCATGTATACGTCGTGTCTGAATTACGGGAAGCCGGAGAAGGGCCATCGCGCAAACGGCTTCACGACGGACGGCGGCTTTGCCGAATACGCCATCAATCACATCAATACGCTCGCGCGGGTGCCCGACACCATGAGCGACGCCGAGGCGACCTTGGTCGTCACCGCGGGTACCTCGATGTATGGATTGACGGAGTTGGGAGGGTTGGTAGCCGGCGAGAGCGTCGTGGTGATTGGTCCGGGGCCGATCGGACTACTCGCGGTGGCCGTCGCCAAGGCGCTCGGCGCCAGCCCGGTCATCCTTACCGGGACGCGCAACAGAAGGCTGGCGATCGGCCGGGAGCTCGGCGCCGACCGTGTCGTCAATATCAACGACGAGGATGCGGTTGAGGTGGTCAGGCAACTCACCGGCGGCATCGGCGCGGACTATGTGGTCGAGTGTGCCGGAAGCGAATCGACGATCAACCAGGCCATTCACATGACCAACCGCGGCGGGAAAATCTGCCTCGCTGCGTTTCCGCACGATCCAGTCACGATGGATCTCGCGCATCTCGTGAAGAACAATATCTATGCCTACGGAATTCGCGGCGAAGGCCGCAGCGCCACCCGCCGCGCCATGGCGCTGATGGCGGAAAAGCGCTTTGATGCGACGAAGATCCACACCCACACATTTCCGCTGGCCGACCTGCCGACTGCGCTGCGCTATGCCCGCGAGCGCGTCGAAGATGCGATCAAGGTCGTTGTCACCAACCGGCAGGCGGGCGCGATCGCGAGCGCGGCGGCTGAATAG